Proteins from a genomic interval of Oncorhynchus nerka isolate Pitt River linkage group LG13, Oner_Uvic_2.0, whole genome shotgun sequence:
- the LOC115140636 gene encoding piggyBac transposable element-derived protein 4-like: MTTTRRNTTPPSVSPPPRTPGSPCFSAAEVLEQISSSVDQEDEEDYCDSEEEDVSEDEDGEEYNPERDADDYDDDSASPSCSSSEEEGEREGDTAAARERDREPDRDRAREPERDREDAAAAARGQRETLLSKNGKIKWSSVAYRGPDRPRAIRRPGPVVTPGPTAYAASRALDIESTFRLFVTPAIERIIVDMTNLQGVRKYGDGWRPMDSTDLRAYVGLLILAGVYRSRGEAAASLWDAESGRTVFRATMPLKVFHKYSRLLRFDDRQSRPARLATDRLAAIREVWNLWEERLPALYNPGPDVTVDEQLVPFRGRCPFRQYIPSKPAKYGIKSWVACDAKSSYAWKMQVYTGKAAGGGPEKNQGARVVLDLTQGLPAGHNVTCDNFFTSYELGQRLLERNLTMVGTVRKNKAELPPALLESKGRQVLSSRFAFTPTATLVSYLAKRNKNVLLLSTLHAEPDVSDRRDRKPALILDYNCNKGGVDNLDKVVGTYSCRRMTARWPLVIFHNILDVSSYNAFVIWREIKPDWMPGKRNKRRVFLEQLGKALVKPLIQRRHRLPRTQAASALVKVLQSATAEARPPAREQAAGPAAAAPAAPPVASKRKRCQLCPPKKDAKTHTTCCRCKKYICKGCSHAYCHTCAHWAFSQDGTG, translated from the exons ATGACGACGACGAGGAGGAATACGACCCCGCCGAGCGTGAGCCCTCCGCCTAGGACGCCTGGCAGTCCTTGTTTCAGCGCGGCTGAGGTCCTGGAACAGATATCCTCCAGTGTCGACCAAGAAGACGAAGAAGACTACTGCGATTCCGAAGAGGAGGACGTTTCGGAAGATGAAGACGGTGAGGAATACAACCCCGAGCGTGATGCGGACGACTACGACGACGACTCGGCCTCGCCGTCGTGCTCCTCTTCGGAggaagagggggagcgagagggagacacggCCGCTGcccgagagcgagacagagagccagatcgagacagagccagagagccagagcgagacagagaggacgCGGCGGCAGCCGCCCGAGGCCAAAGGGAGACGTTGCTGTCAAAGAACGGCAAAATCAAATGGTCCTCCGTGGCCTATCGCGGCCCGGACCGGCCCCGCGCCATCCGCCGCCCCGGCCCCGTCGTGACGCCGGGCCCCACGGCCTACGCCGCATCGCGAGCGCTCGACATCGAGTCCACCTTCCGGCTGTTTGTCACACCAGCGATAGAAAGGATAATTGTGGACATGACAAATCTGCAGGGGGTGAGAAAATACGGCGACGGCTGGCGACCCATGGACTCCACCGACCTGCGCGCCTACGTAGGGCTGCTGATCCTAGCCGGCGTCTACAGGTCCCGAGGCGAGGCCGCGGCCAGCCTGTGGGACGCCGAGAGCGGCAGGACCGTGTTCCGCGCCACCATGCCGCTCAAGGTGTTTCACAAGTACTCGAGGCTGCTGCGATTCGACGACCGCCAGTCGAGACCCGCGAGACTCGCCACCGACAGACTGGCGGCCATAAGAGAGGTATGGAACCTGTGGGAGGAGCGGCTGCCGGCCCTCTACAACCCGGGGCCCGACGTGACGGTGGACGAACAACTGGTCCCGTTCAGAG GACGCTGTCCTTTCCGACAGTACATTCCCAGCAAGCCGGCCAAATACGGCATCAAGTCGTGGGTGGCCTGCGACGCCAAGTCCAGCTACGCTTGGAAGATGCAAGTCTACACCGGCAAGGCGGCCGGCGGTGGCCCCGAGAAGAACCAGGGCGCCCGCGTCGTCCTCGATCTGACCCAGGGACTGCCGGCCGGTCACAACGTCACGTGTGACAATTTCTTCACCTCCTACGAACTGGGCCAGCGGCTCCTCGAGAGGAACCTCACCATGGTGGGCACGGTGAGAAAGAACAAGGCCGAGCTCCCGCCCGCGCTGCTCGAGTCAAAGGGCAGACAGGTCCTGTCCTCCAGGTTCGCCTTCACGCCCACCGCCACTCTAGTGTCCTACCTGGCAAAGAGAAATAAGAACGTGCTACTTCTGAGCACGCTGCACGCGGAGCCCGACGTTAGCGATCGCCGCGACCGGAAGCCGGCCCTCATCCTAGACTACAACTGCAACAAGGGCGGCGTGGACAACCTAGACAAGGTGGTCGGCACCTACAGCTGCAGACGGATGACCgcccgctggcccctggtcatcttccacaACATCCTCGACGTGTCCTCCTACAACGCCTTTGTCATATGGCGAGAGATCAAGCCCGACTGGATGCCTGGGAAGaggaacaagaggagggtgttcctggagcagctcggAAAGGCACTCGTCAAGCCCTTGATCCAAAGAAGGCATCGTCTCCCCCGCACCCAAGCCGCGTCCGCACTTGTCAAAGTCCTACAGAGTGCCACCGCCGAGGCTCGTCCGCCAGCCCGGGAGCAAGCCGCTGGCCCGGCCGCCGCCGCCCCGGCCGCCCCGCCGGTGGCGAGTAAGAGGAAGAGGTGTCAGCTCTGCCCACCCAAGAAGGACGCCAAGACACACACCACGTGCTGTAGGTGTAAAAAATACATCTGCAAAGGCTGTTCACACGCGTACTGTCACACTTGTGCCCACTGGGCCTTTAGCCAAGACGGGACAGGGTGA